A section of the Fusarium falciforme chromosome 8, complete sequence genome encodes:
- a CDS encoding AKAP7-NLS domain-containing protein, translating to MPPKPVRAAPTHFVCIPLASPQLSGSLAAFKADVTSPMSFGVPPDAVRPQGTMHLTLGVMSLKDDGIEQATEVLKSLRLRDMLSNVRNAFLQSKAVQMGLASAENSSTAGEGPLSITLQGLHAMQTPAKTSVLYAPPVDTDGILYRFCEQIKNTFQEAGLMAEENRPLLLHATVINTIYVKNGRGRRREKLTIDAQDMVSRYDDYVWMENMPLEKVTLCRMGAKKIEGTDDETYEVEAEVEF from the coding sequence AAGCCAGTCAGGGCAGCTCCAACACACTTTGTGTGTATACCCCTGGCAAGTCCACAGCTGTCCGGGAGCTTGGCTGCTTTCAAAGCAGATGTCACCAGCCCCATGAGCTTTGGGGTACCGCCGGATGCAGTCCGCCCTCAAGGCACGATGCATTTGACCCTGGGTGTCATGAGTTTgaaggatgatggcatcgaaCAAGCTACTGAGGTCTTGAAAAGCCTGCGACTACGAGATATGCTTTCTAATGTGAGGAACGCCTTTCTGCAAAGTAAAGCTGTCCAGATGGGCCTTGCTTCTGCAGAGAACAGCTCTACTGCTGGAGAGGGACCGCTTTCTATAACACTGCAAGGTTTACACGCTATGCAAACACCAGCCAAAACTTCCGTCCTATACGCACCCCCCGTTGATACGGACGGGATACTCTACAGGTTCTGCGAGCAGATAAAGAACACGTTTCAGGAGGCTGGACTCATGGCCGAGGAGAACCGTCCGTTGCTGCTCCACGCAActgtcatcaacaccatctacGTCAAGAATGGGCGGGGACGGAGACGCGAGAAGCTGACGATTGACGCGCAGGACATGGTCAGTCGGTACGACGACTACGTCTGGATGGAGAATATGCCTCTCGAAAAGGTGACGCTGTGCCGGATGGGCGCAAAGAAGATTGAGGGGACGGATGACGAGACGTACGAGGTTGAGGCCGAGGTCGAGTTTTAA